One Trichoplusia ni isolate ovarian cell line Hi5 chromosome 6, tn1, whole genome shotgun sequence DNA segment encodes these proteins:
- the LOC113495059 gene encoding dual specificity protein phosphatase Mpk3-like isoform X1 codes for MPTDSECECDLVSKEWLLAKLRSDERDTVLIDCRGSNEYSISHIRSAVNFSIPSIMLRRLAAGKIELVSTVQCKELKARIAHCRTRGIFVLYGDGVPRDPDSVHGILLRRLKQDGVQVVCLEGDFAEFRRSYPEWCSEAGAQHVPHLPLMGLRSLRISGSGCEEALSSGSSSECEDAHAHVPQDFPIEILPNLYLGNSTNSEDCDALARHNIKYVLNVTPDLPNTFEAEGCGINYLKIPIADHWSQNLAVHFPQAIRFIEEAMSARCGVLVHCVAGVSRSVTVTLAYLMQRHRLCLRDAFELVRSRKTDIAPNFHFMRQLHSFERDLGLHEHSASLSKVLAALGVREAAAEAAPADCGCAPPAGVSPDSGIEFDRWSAARDTPQ; via the exons ATGCCTACAGACTCGGAATGCGAATGCGACCTGGTGTCGAAGGAGTGGTTACTGGCGAAGTTGCGCTCCGACGAAAGGGATACTGTTCTGATAGATTGTCGCGGTTCGAACGAGTATTCAATATCTCACATCCGTTCCGCAGTGAATTTCTCGATACCCAGTATAATGCTGCGGCGGTTGGCAGCGGGCAAGATCGAGCTCGTGTCCACAGTGCAGTGTAAAGAGCTTAAGGCGAGGATTGCGCATTGCCGTACGCGGGGCATATTCGTGTTGTATGGTGATGGAGTTCCTCGGGACCCGGACTCGGTGCATGGGATCCTGCTTCGGAGGCTCAAGCAAGATGGCGTGCAGGTCGTCTGCCTTGAAG GTGACTTCGCGGAGTTCCGGCGATCATACCCCGAGTGGTGCAGCGAGGCGGGGGCACAGCACGTGCCGCATCTACCGCTCATGGGACTACG GTCGCTCCGCATCTCTGGGTCTGGGTGTGAGGAGGCGCTGTCGTCGGGCTCGTCGTCAGAGTGCGaggatgcgcacgcgcacgtgCCGCAGGACTTCCCCATCGAAATCCTGCCCAACCTGTACCTCGGGAACTCCACCAACAGCGAGGACTGCGACGCGCTCGCCAGGCACAATATAaag TATGTGCTGAATGTGACCCCGGACCTGCCTAACACGTTTGAAGCAGAAGGTTGCGGCATCAACTACTTGAAGATACCCATCGCTGACCACTGGAGTCAGAACCTCGCTGTGCACTTTCCACAGGCCATAAGATTTATTG AGGAGGCGATGTCGGCGCGGTGCGGCGTGCTGGTGCACTGCGTGGCGGGCGTGTCGCGCTCCGTGACCGTGACGCTGGCCTACCTCATGCAGCGCCACCGCCTGTGCCTGCGCGACGCCTTCGAGCTGGTGCGCTCGCGCAAGACGGACATCGCGCCCAACTTCCACTTCATGCGGCAGCTGCACTCGTTCGAGCGCGACCTGGGCCTGCACGAGCACAGCGCCAGTCTGAGTAAG GTGCTGGCGGCGCTGGGCGTGCGTGAGGCGGCGGCCGAGGCGGCGCCCGCCGACTGCGGCtgcgcgccgcccgccggcgTGTCGCCCGACTCCGGCATCGAGTTCGACCGCTGGAGCGCCGCCCGGGACACGCCGCAATGA
- the LOC113495059 gene encoding dual specificity protein phosphatase Mpk3-like isoform X2 — protein sequence MPTDSECECDLVSKEWLLAKLRSDERDTVLIDCRGSNEYSISHIRSAVNFSIPSIMLRRLAAGKIELVSTVQCKELKARIAHCRTRGIFVLYGDGVPRDPDSVHGILLRRLKQDGVQVVCLEGDFAEFRRSYPEWCSEAGAQHVPHLPLMGLRSLRISGSGCEEALSSGSSSECEDAHAHVPQDFPIEILPNLYLGNSTNSEDCDALARHNIKYVLNVTPDLPNTFEAEGCGINYLKIPIADHWSQNLAVHFPQAIRFIEEAMSARCGVLVHCVAGVSRSVTVTLAYLMQRHRLCLRDAFELVRSRKTDIAPNFHFMRQLHSFERDLGLHEHSASLSAGGAGRA from the exons ATGCCTACAGACTCGGAATGCGAATGCGACCTGGTGTCGAAGGAGTGGTTACTGGCGAAGTTGCGCTCCGACGAAAGGGATACTGTTCTGATAGATTGTCGCGGTTCGAACGAGTATTCAATATCTCACATCCGTTCCGCAGTGAATTTCTCGATACCCAGTATAATGCTGCGGCGGTTGGCAGCGGGCAAGATCGAGCTCGTGTCCACAGTGCAGTGTAAAGAGCTTAAGGCGAGGATTGCGCATTGCCGTACGCGGGGCATATTCGTGTTGTATGGTGATGGAGTTCCTCGGGACCCGGACTCGGTGCATGGGATCCTGCTTCGGAGGCTCAAGCAAGATGGCGTGCAGGTCGTCTGCCTTGAAG GTGACTTCGCGGAGTTCCGGCGATCATACCCCGAGTGGTGCAGCGAGGCGGGGGCACAGCACGTGCCGCATCTACCGCTCATGGGACTACG GTCGCTCCGCATCTCTGGGTCTGGGTGTGAGGAGGCGCTGTCGTCGGGCTCGTCGTCAGAGTGCGaggatgcgcacgcgcacgtgCCGCAGGACTTCCCCATCGAAATCCTGCCCAACCTGTACCTCGGGAACTCCACCAACAGCGAGGACTGCGACGCGCTCGCCAGGCACAATATAaag TATGTGCTGAATGTGACCCCGGACCTGCCTAACACGTTTGAAGCAGAAGGTTGCGGCATCAACTACTTGAAGATACCCATCGCTGACCACTGGAGTCAGAACCTCGCTGTGCACTTTCCACAGGCCATAAGATTTATTG AGGAGGCGATGTCGGCGCGGTGCGGCGTGCTGGTGCACTGCGTGGCGGGCGTGTCGCGCTCCGTGACCGTGACGCTGGCCTACCTCATGCAGCGCCACCGCCTGTGCCTGCGCGACGCCTTCGAGCTGGTGCGCTCGCGCAAGACGGACATCGCGCCCAACTTCCACTTCATGCGGCAGCTGCACTCGTTCGAGCGCGACCTGGGCCTGCACGAGCACAGCGCCAGTCTGA GTGCTGGCGGCGCTGGGCGTGCGTGA
- the LOC113495061 gene encoding uncharacterized protein LOC113495061 isoform X1 — protein MEELYADLDNYNEVNCIQELRTENTELKVKLEEHATALEKLQKQILQDYDTLASEFKKLENNYSSLLKTARSEIERKTQRINQLNKEKDLMVVNAVEKGVIIRRHFNKVSQGPNLNKMSAEKPSGNNKLKDNFKAKNVDAKNKNYETQSKDNVPDLRPSNKSDYHKPIENPTYHKEQNDPPLTVASSIRDRRKSTPAVPMPQEKFSSEEEFDQNISAKSNRDIPPSSKFDRRNSNRYDRQSNRSETSSLEDRNSNYRESSRHYLEYSKDTGYKGGRPSRSSDKPHHDKNSYRGRDKSRHRNHYSPERASRGSQRDFKDDFPRHEHDRYRTPESPPRESFNRYHQRSEDRYINSDRHAYDYEKHRSSYEERFAPKHRLSTDYDEPHSKRPRIENFGNPDVHFKGEHHRPPLGQDVVDKQRASAFSPDDYDNRHATCQSPDYEHSDSAVANPKEIMASAATPLDDPRVTSKKYVIKKENGKEVLSTAVGRNVDIKPINKIGWNFEPVDVPIALVRRPSQCSEGLVKDINCLSNESVESGEICFDSDNEKRETNQAKEICHTKSITKNSSKQDPNLDKPIAKYKIPKVGQSNKNTNAKLNVPVIEVGEYGTKNKNNTDKVEIAEISKKATDKMVSKYKNILCNLSNTNKSKEDESQKQVLHNNSLTAKIAIVADDLELSDENSDNVEIHKLVTEKKHIKDQLKMTKTKKDDSKTKISNNINTEQETVANTVSDAVNLPVHEKSKECDSTKKQNGKKKRTKSKDSLSKDLLKTNVVQDCEKKTKSKHEKDCKSKESHNKFSDLFGDTSNSLMTPEDLGLPSYLPICENALDMKLDDIIDSKTHKTSDCPDVISKMNKPTEPVITAKEIIIENKIPDILQKSNSDKEGSEKECPGYSSDMITLDMYKNLNSETDANEPGVVQTVIISKGLQQQYDDGNAAVMEAPVNVAPLYNINRDVTDKNQIQATISFKKQDMKALATSTPHKELTDLKIGTESSIKDFKPDNNIVKSPDSGVQSVNQSQAILDTQDAPDVRIFVKRRRKVVKQTPVT, from the exons ATGGAAGAACTTTACGCGGATCTGGATAACTACAACGAAGTGAATTGTATTCAGGAG CTAAGGACTGAAAACACCGAGTTGAAAGTGAAGCTTGAAGAACATGCAACTGCCCTGGAGAAActtcaaaaa CAAATATTGCAGGACTATGATACCCTGGCCTCTGAGTTCAAGAAACTGGAAAACAACTACTCATCCCTGTTGAAAACAGCTCGCTCAGAGATAGAAAGGAAGACTCAAAGAATTAACCAACTTAACAAGGA AAAGGACTTGATGGTGGTAAATGCTGTTGAAAAGGGCGTAATTATAAGGAGGCATTTCAATAAAGTCTCCCAAGGACCGAATTTGAACAAAATGTCTGCTGAAAAGCCCTCGGGAAATAATAAACTGAAGGATAACTTCAAGGCAAAGAATGTTGatgccaaaaataaaaa TTACGAAACACAGTCTAAAGACAATGTTCCTGATCTAAGACCAAGTAATAAAAGTGATTATCATAAACCTATAGAAAACCCAACTTATCACAAGGAACAAAATGATCCGCCACTAACTGTTGCTAGCAGTATTAGGGACAGAAGGAAGTCTACACCTGCTGTTCC AATGCCGCAAGAAAAGTTCAGTTCCGAAGAAGaatttgatcaaaatatttctgcAAAAAGTAACAGAGATATTCCACCTAGTTCTAAGTTTGATAGGAGAAATTCAAATAGATATGATAGACAAAGTAACAGATCAGAAACATCTAGCTTAGAAGATAGGAACTCAAACTATCGCGAATCTTCTAGACATTATCTTGAATATTCAAAAGATACAGGTTATAAAGGGGGTAGACCAAGCAGGTCATCTGACAAGCCTCACCATGACAAAAACTCTTATAGAGGTAGAGACAAGTCGAGACATCGGAATCATTATAGTCCAGAAAGGGCTTCAAGAGGATCTCAAAGAGATTTTAAAGATGATTTTCCTAGACATGAACATGACAGGTATAGGACTCCAGAAAGCCCTCCACGGGAGTCATTCAACCGATACCATCAACGCAGTGAAGATCGTTATATAAATTCCGATAGACACGCTTATGATTATGAAAAACATAGGTCAAGTTATGAAGAAAGATTTGCGCCCAAACATAGATTGTCAACTGATTACGACGAGCCACATAGTAAGAGACCCAGGATCGAAAATTTTGGTAACCCTGATGTACATTTCAAGGGAGAGCATCACAGGCCTCCCCTTGGGCAGGACGTAGTCGACAAACAGCGCGCATCCGCGTTCTCTCCAGACGACTACGACAATCGGCATGCTACCTGCCAGTCACCAGATTACGAACATTCTGATTCTGCTGTAGCAAATCCTAAAG AGATAATGGCCTCAGCTGCAACACCTCTGGATGATCCGCGAGTAACcagcaaaaaatatgtaattaaaaaagaaaatggtaaaGAGGTATTATCGACAGCAGTAGGCAGAAATGTTGACATAAAACCAATTAATAAGATTGGGTGGAATTTTGAACCTGTAGATGTCCCTATTGCTTTAGTACGGCGACCGTCACAATGCAGCGAAGGGCTTGTTAAGGACATCAATTGTTTATCTAATGAGTCAGTAGAATCCGGTGAGATATGCTTCGATTCTGATAACGAAAAACGCGAAACTAATCAAGCAAAGGAAATATGCCATACTAAAAGTATTACCAAAAACAGTTCAAAACAAGACCCCAATCTCGACAAACCCATTGCTAAGTACAAAATTCCAAAAGTTggacaaagtaataaaaatacaaatgccAAATTAAATGTTCCTGTTATTGAAGTAGGTGAATATggaaccaaaaacaaaaataatactgatAAAGTTGAAATTGCCGAAATTTCGAAGAAAGCTACTGACAAAATggtatctaaatataaaaatattctgtgtAATCTCTCTAATACCAATAAATCTAAAGAAGATGAGTCTCAGAAGCAGGTATTACATAACAATTCTCTTACTGCAAAAATAGCAATTGTTGCCGACGATTTAGAGTTAAGTGACGAAAATAGCGATAATGTTGAAATTCACAAACTTGTAACAGAGAAAAAACATATCAAAGATCAGTTGAAGATGACAAAAACTAAGAAGGATGATTCTAAAACTAAGATATCGAATAACATTAATACTGAACAAGAAACAGTTGCAAATACTGTCAGTGACGCTGTCAACCTGCCTGTGCACGAAAAATCTAAGGAATGCGACTCTACCAAGAAACAGAATGGTAAAAAGAAGCGAACGAAATCCAAAGACAGTTTGTCGAaagatttacttaaaacaaatgtaGTCCAAGATTGTGAAAAGAAAACGAAATCAAAACACGAGAAAGACTGTAAAAGTAAAGAAAGTCATAATAAATTCAGTGACTTATTTGGTGATACAAGTAACAGTTTAATGACTCCGGAAGACTTAGGATTACCATCCTATTTACCTATTTGTGAAAATGCACTTGATATGAAACTTGATGACATAATAGATTCAAAGACACATAAAACATCTGACTGTCCAGATGTCATCTCTAAAATGAATAAACCAACTGAACCAGTTATTACAGCCAAGGAAatcataatagaaaataaaataccagatattttacaaaaatccaactcAGACAAGGAAGGTAGTGAAAAAGAGTGTCCAGGGTATTCCAGTGATATGATCACACTTGATATGTACAAGAATTTGAACTCTGAAACTGACGCAAATGAACCAGGTGTAGTTCAAACTGTTATTATTTCCAAAGGATTGCAACAGCAATATGATGATGGTAATGCAGCGGTTATGGAAGCACCAGTAAATGTTGCACCGCTATACAATATTAATCGGGATGTTACTGATAAAAATCAGATACAAGCTACAATAAGTTTCAAGAAGCAGGATATGAAGGCTTTGGCTACATCAACACCTCACAAAGAATTGACCGATTTAAAAATCGGTACCGAATCCtctataaaagattttaaacctgataataatatagtaaagaGTCCAGATTCGGGTGTGCAATCTGTAAACCAGTCGCAAGCCATTTTGGATACACAGGACGCGCCAGATGTGAGGATATTCGTCAAACGTCGTCGTAAAGTGGTAAAACAAACACCAGTGACTTAA
- the LOC113495061 gene encoding uncharacterized protein LOC113495061 isoform X2 — MEELYADLDNYNEVNCIQELRTENTELKVKLEEHATALEKLQKDYDTLASEFKKLENNYSSLLKTARSEIERKTQRINQLNKEKDLMVVNAVEKGVIIRRHFNKVSQGPNLNKMSAEKPSGNNKLKDNFKAKNVDAKNKNYETQSKDNVPDLRPSNKSDYHKPIENPTYHKEQNDPPLTVASSIRDRRKSTPAVPMPQEKFSSEEEFDQNISAKSNRDIPPSSKFDRRNSNRYDRQSNRSETSSLEDRNSNYRESSRHYLEYSKDTGYKGGRPSRSSDKPHHDKNSYRGRDKSRHRNHYSPERASRGSQRDFKDDFPRHEHDRYRTPESPPRESFNRYHQRSEDRYINSDRHAYDYEKHRSSYEERFAPKHRLSTDYDEPHSKRPRIENFGNPDVHFKGEHHRPPLGQDVVDKQRASAFSPDDYDNRHATCQSPDYEHSDSAVANPKEIMASAATPLDDPRVTSKKYVIKKENGKEVLSTAVGRNVDIKPINKIGWNFEPVDVPIALVRRPSQCSEGLVKDINCLSNESVESGEICFDSDNEKRETNQAKEICHTKSITKNSSKQDPNLDKPIAKYKIPKVGQSNKNTNAKLNVPVIEVGEYGTKNKNNTDKVEIAEISKKATDKMVSKYKNILCNLSNTNKSKEDESQKQVLHNNSLTAKIAIVADDLELSDENSDNVEIHKLVTEKKHIKDQLKMTKTKKDDSKTKISNNINTEQETVANTVSDAVNLPVHEKSKECDSTKKQNGKKKRTKSKDSLSKDLLKTNVVQDCEKKTKSKHEKDCKSKESHNKFSDLFGDTSNSLMTPEDLGLPSYLPICENALDMKLDDIIDSKTHKTSDCPDVISKMNKPTEPVITAKEIIIENKIPDILQKSNSDKEGSEKECPGYSSDMITLDMYKNLNSETDANEPGVVQTVIISKGLQQQYDDGNAAVMEAPVNVAPLYNINRDVTDKNQIQATISFKKQDMKALATSTPHKELTDLKIGTESSIKDFKPDNNIVKSPDSGVQSVNQSQAILDTQDAPDVRIFVKRRRKVVKQTPVT, encoded by the exons ATGGAAGAACTTTACGCGGATCTGGATAACTACAACGAAGTGAATTGTATTCAGGAG CTAAGGACTGAAAACACCGAGTTGAAAGTGAAGCTTGAAGAACATGCAACTGCCCTGGAGAAActtcaaaaa GACTATGATACCCTGGCCTCTGAGTTCAAGAAACTGGAAAACAACTACTCATCCCTGTTGAAAACAGCTCGCTCAGAGATAGAAAGGAAGACTCAAAGAATTAACCAACTTAACAAGGA AAAGGACTTGATGGTGGTAAATGCTGTTGAAAAGGGCGTAATTATAAGGAGGCATTTCAATAAAGTCTCCCAAGGACCGAATTTGAACAAAATGTCTGCTGAAAAGCCCTCGGGAAATAATAAACTGAAGGATAACTTCAAGGCAAAGAATGTTGatgccaaaaataaaaa TTACGAAACACAGTCTAAAGACAATGTTCCTGATCTAAGACCAAGTAATAAAAGTGATTATCATAAACCTATAGAAAACCCAACTTATCACAAGGAACAAAATGATCCGCCACTAACTGTTGCTAGCAGTATTAGGGACAGAAGGAAGTCTACACCTGCTGTTCC AATGCCGCAAGAAAAGTTCAGTTCCGAAGAAGaatttgatcaaaatatttctgcAAAAAGTAACAGAGATATTCCACCTAGTTCTAAGTTTGATAGGAGAAATTCAAATAGATATGATAGACAAAGTAACAGATCAGAAACATCTAGCTTAGAAGATAGGAACTCAAACTATCGCGAATCTTCTAGACATTATCTTGAATATTCAAAAGATACAGGTTATAAAGGGGGTAGACCAAGCAGGTCATCTGACAAGCCTCACCATGACAAAAACTCTTATAGAGGTAGAGACAAGTCGAGACATCGGAATCATTATAGTCCAGAAAGGGCTTCAAGAGGATCTCAAAGAGATTTTAAAGATGATTTTCCTAGACATGAACATGACAGGTATAGGACTCCAGAAAGCCCTCCACGGGAGTCATTCAACCGATACCATCAACGCAGTGAAGATCGTTATATAAATTCCGATAGACACGCTTATGATTATGAAAAACATAGGTCAAGTTATGAAGAAAGATTTGCGCCCAAACATAGATTGTCAACTGATTACGACGAGCCACATAGTAAGAGACCCAGGATCGAAAATTTTGGTAACCCTGATGTACATTTCAAGGGAGAGCATCACAGGCCTCCCCTTGGGCAGGACGTAGTCGACAAACAGCGCGCATCCGCGTTCTCTCCAGACGACTACGACAATCGGCATGCTACCTGCCAGTCACCAGATTACGAACATTCTGATTCTGCTGTAGCAAATCCTAAAG AGATAATGGCCTCAGCTGCAACACCTCTGGATGATCCGCGAGTAACcagcaaaaaatatgtaattaaaaaagaaaatggtaaaGAGGTATTATCGACAGCAGTAGGCAGAAATGTTGACATAAAACCAATTAATAAGATTGGGTGGAATTTTGAACCTGTAGATGTCCCTATTGCTTTAGTACGGCGACCGTCACAATGCAGCGAAGGGCTTGTTAAGGACATCAATTGTTTATCTAATGAGTCAGTAGAATCCGGTGAGATATGCTTCGATTCTGATAACGAAAAACGCGAAACTAATCAAGCAAAGGAAATATGCCATACTAAAAGTATTACCAAAAACAGTTCAAAACAAGACCCCAATCTCGACAAACCCATTGCTAAGTACAAAATTCCAAAAGTTggacaaagtaataaaaatacaaatgccAAATTAAATGTTCCTGTTATTGAAGTAGGTGAATATggaaccaaaaacaaaaataatactgatAAAGTTGAAATTGCCGAAATTTCGAAGAAAGCTACTGACAAAATggtatctaaatataaaaatattctgtgtAATCTCTCTAATACCAATAAATCTAAAGAAGATGAGTCTCAGAAGCAGGTATTACATAACAATTCTCTTACTGCAAAAATAGCAATTGTTGCCGACGATTTAGAGTTAAGTGACGAAAATAGCGATAATGTTGAAATTCACAAACTTGTAACAGAGAAAAAACATATCAAAGATCAGTTGAAGATGACAAAAACTAAGAAGGATGATTCTAAAACTAAGATATCGAATAACATTAATACTGAACAAGAAACAGTTGCAAATACTGTCAGTGACGCTGTCAACCTGCCTGTGCACGAAAAATCTAAGGAATGCGACTCTACCAAGAAACAGAATGGTAAAAAGAAGCGAACGAAATCCAAAGACAGTTTGTCGAaagatttacttaaaacaaatgtaGTCCAAGATTGTGAAAAGAAAACGAAATCAAAACACGAGAAAGACTGTAAAAGTAAAGAAAGTCATAATAAATTCAGTGACTTATTTGGTGATACAAGTAACAGTTTAATGACTCCGGAAGACTTAGGATTACCATCCTATTTACCTATTTGTGAAAATGCACTTGATATGAAACTTGATGACATAATAGATTCAAAGACACATAAAACATCTGACTGTCCAGATGTCATCTCTAAAATGAATAAACCAACTGAACCAGTTATTACAGCCAAGGAAatcataatagaaaataaaataccagatattttacaaaaatccaactcAGACAAGGAAGGTAGTGAAAAAGAGTGTCCAGGGTATTCCAGTGATATGATCACACTTGATATGTACAAGAATTTGAACTCTGAAACTGACGCAAATGAACCAGGTGTAGTTCAAACTGTTATTATTTCCAAAGGATTGCAACAGCAATATGATGATGGTAATGCAGCGGTTATGGAAGCACCAGTAAATGTTGCACCGCTATACAATATTAATCGGGATGTTACTGATAAAAATCAGATACAAGCTACAATAAGTTTCAAGAAGCAGGATATGAAGGCTTTGGCTACATCAACACCTCACAAAGAATTGACCGATTTAAAAATCGGTACCGAATCCtctataaaagattttaaacctgataataatatagtaaagaGTCCAGATTCGGGTGTGCAATCTGTAAACCAGTCGCAAGCCATTTTGGATACACAGGACGCGCCAGATGTGAGGATATTCGTCAAACGTCGTCGTAAAGTGGTAAAACAAACACCAGTGACTTAA